The DNA sequence gtctggttcactgcatcgtccacagagccagctcagcagcacaatgcttcaggatggcaggggaaattctgtccggacccgcagccttccgaaggcttccagcttcctgaactgagtgagcacgtcctgctccatgatgtcaagagaaagagggggaagGGAGTGGCTCATCAGTGACTGTGAtcgtctttgctgtctcagtgacatcgttcgtcttagttgtgtcactaagagatgGTCTTGGAAGCAAAGATCAACCTTGTCAGTACCTCGAATGTGTTCAGACTCTACATAATTTTCTGTCACAAGCCTATGCAGTGGCCAATAGGATGTCAAGGATTGCaaaggagcaggagaagaaatACTATGACTTGAAAGCTAAGAGTTCAGTCCTGGTGATCGTGTCCTGGTAAAAGTGTGCAATATGGAGGGCCGACAAAAACTAGGAGACAATTGGGAGTCCTGTCCCCATAGTGTTGTGAAGAAACAGCATGGTCTTCCAGTGTATATTGTGAGGGGCATGAGTCAGAGAGCATGGTAACCTGCTCACACAATGTATGCTCCTACCAGTGGAGGAGAGCACTTGCCGGAGACAGAGGAGGTAAACCAGGCAGAAGAAGCCACAGAGGCATGAGTAAGAAGTGATGTGAGACAAGAGGTCAATGTGCAATGTGCCACTGACGCATGATGAAGTTGAAAAGCGGGTCCAGCCGAAGTAGAGTGTGTGACAGCAAGACCCTCCCATGATGTCACACCGatgagaagaaatccaaaccaaaATCGTCGTGCTCCAAAGAGGTTGATCTGTGAGCACCAAATTGTGGACTGTCCGAATAAAGATCCGGAGAGGTTTGGAGTTGTGGCAGAAATTTAAGGCCACAAATGCTGCCACACGGGGTACCGAGTAGTATGGACGCATGTTGTCGTTTGTCAGAATCAGTTTTTATTTACACATGTTCAAATGTCATAGCTCCCCCACACGGGGGCAGCACTTGATCGGTTTGGCGTGTATAACCTGCcagtcgtgttctgtatgttgaaaaggAGTAAAAAGTCCATACACAACTTCCGAACCGAAGCCTAACCCCGCACATCAAATCCAACAAACACAACGGAGAGTACCGGCGGGTTCAGAGTCATCGAGGCGGCAgtccggtgtaggtaccaaatgcaTCCGCTTACCAAATGTATCCTACCTGCCactgagtgatgatgtcacatccggcatatacaatatcttttttaaatgttttaatgagccagaggaaattgaaatgaattgtTTCAAAGCGCTTTCTACCACATTTGTAGCATTTATTTCTACAAAATACAATGATTGTCATCGAATcgtttgcgaagtttatgtcTGTTCTTCTTCGCggtctgcggaacaacgcgttgtgattggctgacatgtgtAGTCATTACTTGCTGtgatgcacgcacacacgcactgtGTCCACACTAGTGAGAGCTTTAACAGTAATCTCCCATATTTTaactaaatggaaaaaaagcatttttttttcatcaaacctTAAAAGTTGTGGTAAATATATTCTCTTGATTATCACAGTCAGCAGAGAGCTTTCAAACAAACCTTTTAATGATTTCTGAACAATGGGAACATTTGGAAGAAATAAACCAGTCCACTGCAACAGTAGCTCCTTCGGTGTCCACAAATCCAATTATAGGTTGATTTGAGGATGAATAAGGATATTTGCATTCTATCAGTAAACGTTCATGAAAACTAATGGGTTTCTTTCTCAACTAGAAGTGCATGCACAACCTAAGGAATTACAGAGAATCCAATGTCAACCAAAACATattcatcaacaagaaataACAGTAAACATACAAGTTCATGTAGTGATGGCAAGTGATTTGGGGAATGTTTAGAGTACTAGTTATACAGCTACAGATTTTCACCTCAAAAATATGACTTCCAGAGTAATAAGGGGATTAATGGTGTATTTAATCTGACTATTTTAAACATTCTTTTAATCTTGTATAGTAATTTTGACCAAGCTGATGTTACCTAATTTTTTTGAGGTGCACAGAAAAAGAATCTTCAGTTCAAGGCAAACTAAACCACATTTTCACAACTCAGGTCTTTGCCGTGGACTTTGTTGTTTGATATTAGGTGCTATTTAGCACTATGTCACTGGATCACTCCAAAAAGTCCAAAAACTACTGAGGAATAACAACAATAGTAAAAAGGTGGAAAATTGTCGTTGACGTGTCACAGTTCTAGACACTTCCCAACAAACTGGAGTGTATCAGAGATCAAATAAAGGCAGAGCTACTTGAAATAAACATTGCAGAGTAAGGCATCTGGACTTTCCTTCCTGAAAGATCCACAAAAATACTGCTGAAAACAGATTGTCAGAAATCAGGTTAAAAAGCTTTGAAAAGCGGTGTTTTTGGCAGTTTGACTGACAAATACTGGCATGTTTTAGAGACACAGTCGGGAGGCAGAGGAGTCTTTGTATCATTACAATCAGATATAACAACCAAGCATTcttgaaaaactattttaaaaccCTAAAACAATGACGACTCACTGCCTTTCACCGGCTACATATATTGAGGCGAGGCGTGGGACCACAAGAAACCGGTGTCCTCCTGAAAGATTTGGATAAAGCCATCACTTTGAACACTTTCATATTGATCAGCAAACAGGGCAGTTGAGTAACAGTAACAGGAGAGAACCTCTTTAAAACTGAAGTTCCTGTGTCTGTCCAGTTCATTCGGTTTCAATAACATAAACAGTCATGCACAGTTTGTCCCGAAACACTACATATTCAAGAATTCAGTTACTCTctaaaaacgtaaaaaaaaaaaaaaagcacacaacTGGGTACAATACACAAGAGGAGAAGTCATTAACTCGAGAGCTAACATAGCTTATaatcaggcaaaaaaaaagatgtgggTTTGTGTCGAGTCCTGAAGTCCCTGTGTGTGGAGTGTGGAGGTGGGTCCTCTGAGGCGAAACAGGGCTTAGACTCTGAAACTCTCTCCTTTCCCATCAATGTGGCGCAGACGCAGGTAGACGTCAGTGCCGATGCCCTGCATGGACTGAATGGAGAGGGAGCCACCGAGGTACTCAGCATAGGCCCGGGATGTAGGTAAGCCAAAGCCGAACCTGCAGGGAGAACCACGCAGACACGAAGCATTCAGAACGCAGACACGAAGCATTCAGAAAGAAATCAGGtgactctctctttctctcaggtGGCTCTTACAGTATGcttgaaaaaaatctcaaacaaCAAGAGAACAAGTCCGACCATTAAACCAGGACATAAACATCAAGTGTGGTCCAGCTCACCCATGCATGGGACTGGACTGGTTCCCACTGTTGGTAATGTTGTTGAAAAGGTTGTTCATGCGTGGGTCCTGTGCGCTCTCCTCGGCCGTGCTGAAGTGGTAGTCCATCACTTTGTCGATGATCTTGTGCGGGATGCCGCCGCCGCGGTCCGAGATTCTTTAACAACAAAGGACGGATGGTTCAAGCTAACACGGCAGCGGTCACACAAACCATTGCACCAGAACAAATGCTGACTCACCTGATGACAAAATCAATGTCGTTGTTGGCGATGGTGACGACTACATCAGGGACATTGTATGGAGTTTCCAGATGAGACTCCATGGTGGCTCTGCAGGGGAAAATGTAGAGTCAAAATGAGTGAACCTATAAGAATCCCTGCACTAATTGTAACCAGCTCAGAACAAcagatgcagaaaacaattgttTCTCTCAGCAGTGTGTCCAGTTATATGTTTGCCCCCATTTTAACAAAGGTCACCTCATAGCATTCTTGAGGAGTTCAGGCAGGATGTAATCCAGCGGCAGAGGGATGAAGGGGAAGCGAGCCGCTACGTGTCCGTTGATCCTCACTCTGGGAGAGTTTCCATACTGGTGCTCACAAAGACGTCTGGAGAACAAGCGGACAGCATGTCATCAACAGCTGGAAGATATTCTGGTTTTCTGAACCACCTTTAAGTAGTTCAAATAGAGTATTAATTGAAATTTCCTGAAAATAATCGTCTCAGAACTATGTGAAAACACGTAGCTTGATGGGCAGTGGTGGTGAAGAGAAGTTGCGGTTTCTTAATCCATTCAATCACATTTTAGACATcaaaagacaacacaaatgCAAGACTGTTATTCccatcatttaaattgaaacaCTGACGGACAGAAAACAAGCAAACTTCACCGATGGGGGGAACCCTGAAGTGCTATTTGGACAAAGATCCCCTGTGGAGCAATTCAACAGGGCATTGGTTTGAAGGCTCCAGGGAGAAAGACCCAACCACTGATACTCAGTGCATCATCAGCATGTGTGTTCACAACATTCACCACATGATTCGAGTGCACAAGAGGAGGCTTCTCTTCATGTCATAGATGACTGACTGATTGACTGATCCTGAATTTTGACAAAGACGTCATTTTGATCACTCTTTTGTGTGTTTGGATAACTAGCTCAGAAAAGACGCTCACCTGACCCAAGGAAACAGACACTTTGATCAGTATTTTGAGGCACATGTCCTCAGACAACACAACCCTCCATTAGATAACAGGATAGTAGAAAGGAGATACGGCAACTTTGTCAACAGCTGATGTCATCAGAACACTTATCAGATGActtctcacctctcctctcctctcctctgtgcaGCCAATGATCATTATCAATAGATTCCGGTGAAAAGGTCACGGATCAAGTGGTTAGAGTGGTTCaataacattttgaaaataacatCAGGAGCCCATTTAACTGACCTGGCAAAGTCCACCCACTTCTCAATGATTTTCTTTGGAGACAAGCGTCTGCAAATCATTCCCACAAAATCCGGCTGCAACGAAACAAAGCAAGAAAACAATCAACTTTCACTGTTCAGAATGTTTCATGAAAGTCCTTCAATTGGGTTTTTTCAAATGCATATTTTTCGATTTTCTTAACTTCAGCTTGATCTCGGGATCAACAGGAACCGTATAGAAATATCATTATAGATATCATCATAAGTAATTCCAACTCTCACCTCACTCTCCATGAACTGCCACAACAAAACTGACCTTTACCTCAGTAACAATTTACCATGGGATTATGTTTTAGTTTACAGAACTCAAATATCCAACTACAAAAGCTCAGTATTTGCTGCAGCTAcctttgtgtttatttcattaGATTTTCTGCTACTTTAAATTAGACCTTTCCTGATAACTTCACTTTCAGTTAAGATTCTTCCACCTGTCTTCAATAATTAGCTAATCGCAGCACAATTTCAGACATTTTAAAGCAACATCTTTCACATctaaatatagaaacattctacttcatcatttcatttgacacaagctgcaaataaattaaaaacagcTACCTCAAAATGTATTTCTGCCCTAAATATCATTCCTAAAGTGCTTCTTTGTGTCCATTAACTTCAGGGTGTATAGACACACTGTTTGACAgcggggattaaaaaaaattacgaCCCTCAAACCAAGCACGAAAACCCAACAACGAAGACCTACATTGTCTTCATGGAGAGCCAGGTGATGTGTGGCCAACATCCGGATACCCAACCGAGAGCACAGTGTTGTGTCCAGGAAGTTTCGAATAATGGTCTCAtcctgtggaagaaaaaaagaaaaattgttCTTGGATAATTCGTTGTCCTGACTTTACAAGGCTTGGCAGCACTGACCTGGATGTGTCGGCGAGACTCCCGAAAACCCTGAGCCAACATGGTCACCACATCTTTGTGGTCATCCAGCAG is a window from the Synchiropus splendidus isolate RoL2022-P1 chromosome 17, RoL_Sspl_1.0, whole genome shotgun sequence genome containing:
- the bckdk gene encoding 3-methyl-2-oxobutanoate dehydrogenase [lipoamide] kinase, mitochondrial, producing the protein MLCSLTGRASSRLGSLLLAAGTKTVTPKSSSGSFHATFTMATVTSFYNQAAIDASAEKASVRLTLATLLYSGKSPDGHHILSSAKYLHKELPVRIAHRIKGFRSLPFIIGCNPTILQVHELYIRAYHMLSEFPPIKDQEVDTQFCKLVRQLLDDHKDVVTMLAQGFRESRRHIQDETIIRNFLDTTLCSRLGIRMLATHHLALHEDNPDFVGMICRRLSPKKIIEKWVDFARRLCEHQYGNSPRVRINGHVAARFPFIPLPLDYILPELLKNAMRATMESHLETPYNVPDVVVTIANNDIDFVIRISDRGGGIPHKIIDKVMDYHFSTAEESAQDPRMNNLFNNITNSGNQSSPMHGFGFGLPTSRAYAEYLGGSLSIQSMQGIGTDVYLRLRHIDGKGESFRV